The following are encoded together in the Candidatus Tumulicola sp. genome:
- a CDS encoding bifunctional nuclease family protein codes for MEGTPFGRSCKPTYRIALGRVLEALVARLSDTSRMRQMKVDKLGIDLLTHDPVVILKDMDGAHYLPILIGPFEATAIALALEGAPVPRPLSHDLMRSILETLDARLEQVVIHDIKDATFFAKLVVRADGELSEIDARPSDGIALALRAQAPIFVSDKIVLEEANSDKRPINDNEMARFKKFLDDLKPSDFNR; via the coding sequence TTGGAGGGAACTCCGTTCGGCCGCTCGTGTAAGCCGACCTACCGGATTGCGCTCGGACGCGTTTTGGAGGCGCTCGTCGCGCGCTTGTCGGATACGTCGCGTATGCGACAAATGAAGGTCGACAAGCTGGGAATCGACCTCCTGACCCACGACCCCGTCGTAATCCTCAAAGACATGGACGGCGCGCACTATCTTCCTATTCTGATCGGGCCGTTCGAGGCGACCGCGATCGCACTCGCGCTCGAAGGCGCTCCGGTTCCGCGGCCGTTGTCGCACGACTTGATGCGCAGCATTCTCGAAACGCTCGACGCCCGGCTCGAACAAGTCGTCATTCACGACATCAAAGACGCCACGTTCTTTGCGAAGTTAGTCGTGCGCGCGGATGGCGAGCTCTCCGAGATCGACGCCCGTCCGTCGGACGGCATAGCGCTGGCGCTCCGGGCGCAAGCACCGATCTTCGTATCCGACAAAATCGTTTTGGAAGAAGCCAACTCCGACAAGCGCCCGATCAACGACAACGAGATGGCACGCTTCAAAAAGTTTCTCGACGATTTGAAACCGTCAGACTTCAACCGCTAA